In Aedes albopictus strain Foshan chromosome 3, AalbF5, whole genome shotgun sequence, the following are encoded in one genomic region:
- the LOC109411624 gene encoding monocarboxylate transporter 14 isoform X4, which produces MGQAASQADDAENDQEDDEIIPMRGDRFLTDSDIACEEASRLTADLQDEASPEDDDGMCEYHDMPPPPDGGYGWVIVFASFMCNMIVDGIAYTFGVFLNDFVDYFGEGKGTVAWVGSLLSGMYLSAGPVVSALANKYGCRAVCIAGSVISCVAFALSTLSPNVTVMMLTYGVMGGIGFGFIYLPAVVAVGYYFETKRSLATGIAVCGSGVGTFVFAPLANMLLANFDWKNSTLILAGLILNCAIFGAMMRPLTYPKEDDKVKPLMQRMYEEKRMQMERGSIGGSYFMVQLPDGTMEKRLKAPLNADPGVHSSLALDQLAGQQGMTAVATLPTITEAKVQEQNGSSSNSSSESGQIEMKKPLQRKRTTNSESDANEYNANNMPRNASQPAFTSNQSGIPKNGSVPTFDRVRKHSTGERFKPSLAAIKASSRGDVGSNGDDDSVMYTSKASLKADRPQMVRPLSRKDIFYSGSVTNLKEFQSQKSLASYRNSVISLTKFEREHRERDVVREDLEKGTEQYDLCPCLVLPESFKNAIGAMMDMSLLRDPVFMMIAISNIFGMAGLYVPFVYLVDAAVLDGIEESKATFLISIIGITNTFARILCGYVADFPKVDALFMNNVCLVISTFAVSLTPFCHSYYAYVAMAIAFGIAVAGYISLTSIILVDLLGLDKLTNAFGLLILFRGAATIVGSPLAGALYDATQTYSIPFFVAGGLFGLSAIFSFAAPATKRFRKQEEAPVHVEVLTPIDEEPSEDLADDDQPITILPKIVQTAPSPSTEQPITSSLTSAINNDKQKPANGNSNSKEISQMESVL; this is translated from the exons ACTGATAGTGATATAGCATGCGAGGAAGCGTCCAGGTTAACGGCCGATCTACAGGACGAGGCGTCACCTGAAGATGACGATGGAATGTGTGAATACCACGATATGCCGCCACCACCGGATGGCGG CTACGGATGGGTGATTGTGTTTGCGTCGTTTATGTGTAACATGATAGTGGACGGTATCGCGTATACCTTCGGTGTGTTCCTGAATGACTTCGTGGATTACTTCGGCGAAGGCAAGGGTACGGTAGCGTGGGTGGGTAGTTTACTTAGTGGAATGTACTTAAGCGCTGGTCCAGTGGTGTCGGCACTGGCGAACAAATATGGCTGCCGGGCAGTCTGTATAGCTGGTAGTGTAATCTCCTGCGTGGCATTTGCTCTCAGTACCTTAAGCCCGAATGTGACGGTGATGATGCTGACCTACGGCGTGATGGGCGGTATCGGATTCGGCTTCATCTATCTGCCGGCCGTCGTCGCCGTCGGGTATTACTTCGAAACGAAACGTTCCTTGGCGACGGGCATCGCCGTCTGTGGCTCCGGAGTGGGCACCTTTGTGTTCGCTCCGCTGGCCAACATGCTGCTGGCCAATTTCGACTGGAAAAATTCCACGCTCATATTAGCTGGTCTAATATTGAACTGCGCAATTTTCGGTGCTATGATGAGGCCCCTCAC CTATCCTAAGGAAGACGACAAAGTCAAGCCTTTAATGCAGCGAATGTATGAGGAGAAGCGTATGCAAATGGAGCGTGGCTCAATCGGTGGTTCCTATTTCATGGTGCAGTTACCGGACGGTACGATGGAAAAAAGACTGAAGGCTCCTCTGAACGCCGATCCGGGTGTGCACTCCAGCCTGGCTCTGGACCAGCTGGCTGGGCAACAGGGAATGACGGCGGTGGCTACTCTACCTACCATCACCGAGGCCAAGGTTCAGGAGCAGAACGGCAGCTCAAGCAATTCGTCGTCCGAGTCCGGACAGATCGAGATGAAGAAACCCCTGCAGCGGAAGCGTACCACCAACTCCGAGTCCGATGCCAACGAATACAACGCCAACAATATGCCGCGCAATGCTTCGCAACCTGCTTTCACCAGTAACCAGTCGG GTATTCCAAAGAACGGATCCGTGCCAACTTTTGACCGTGTCCGTAAGCACTCGACAGGTGAAAGATTTAAGCCATCCTTAGCTGCCATTAAGGCAAGCTCTAGAGGTGATGTTGGTAGTAACGGAGAT GACGACAGTGTCATGTACACCTCGAAGGCCTCCCTGAAGGCGGACCGCCCGCAAATGGTACGCCCTCTGTCGCGTAAGGATATCTTCTACTCGGGCTCGGTTACCAACCTAAAGGAGTTTCAGTCGCAAAAATCGCTGGCCAGCTATCGCAACTCTGTCATATCGTTGACCAAGTTTGAACGCGAACACCGCGAACGTGATGTTGTTCGCGAGGATCTGGAGAAGGGAACGGAAC AGTATGACCTGTGTCCATGTCTGGTGCTTCCCGAGTCCTTCAAGAACGCCATCGGAGCTATGATGGATATGAGCTTATTGCGGGATCCTGTATTCATGATGATTGCCATTTCGAACATTTTCGGTATGGCTGGATTGTACGTTCCGTTCGTGTACTTAGTAGATGCCGCTGTTCTTGAT GGAATTGAAGAGAGCAAAGCCACGTTCCTGATTTCTATCATCGGTATTACCAACACTTTCGCTAGGATATTGTGCGGTTACGTTGCCGATTTCCCGAAAGTGGACGCCTTGTTCATGAACAACGTTTGCCTTGTGATCTCTACGTTCGCCGTTTCGTTGACACCGTTCTGTCACAGTTACTACGCATATGTGGCGATGGCGATTGCTTTTGGAATAGCAGTTG CCGGTTACATCTCGCTGACGTCAATTATTCTGGTAGACCTGTTGGGCTTGGATAAGCTTACCAATGCGTTCGGTTTGCTAATCTTGTTCAGAGGTGCCGCCACCATCGTTGGATCACCGCTGGCCGGCGCACTGTACGATGCGACGCAGACCTACTCGATTCCGTTCTTCGTCGCTGGTGGCCTGTTCGGGCTGTCGGCGATCTTCAGCTTTGCTGCACCGGCAACCAAGAG ATTCCGCAAACAGGAGGAAGCGCCGGTCCACGTCGAGGTGCTGACCCCGATCGACGAGGAACCATCGGAGGATCTGGCCGACGACGACCAACCCATCACCATCCTACCAAAGATTGTCCAAACCGCACCGAGTCCATCCACGGAACAGCCAATCACTTCCAGCTTAACCTCAGCAATCAACAACGATAAGCAGAAACCGGCCAacggcaacagcaacagcaaggaAATTAGTCAGATGGAATCCGTACTGTAA
- the LOC109411624 gene encoding monocarboxylate transporter 14 isoform X5, translated as MSSRKVRKVTRTDSDIACEEASRLTADLQDEASPEDDDGMCEYHDMPPPPDGGYGWVIVFASFMCNMIVDGIAYTFGVFLNDFVDYFGEGKGTVAWVGSLLSGMYLSAGPVVSALANKYGCRAVCIAGSVISCVAFALSTLSPNVTVMMLTYGVMGGIGFGFIYLPAVVAVGYYFETKRSLATGIAVCGSGVGTFVFAPLANMLLANFDWKNSTLILAGLILNCAIFGAMMRPLTYPKEDDKVKPLMQRMYEEKRMQMERGSIGGSYFMVQLPDGTMEKRLKAPLNADPGVHSSLALDQLAGQQGMTAVATLPTITEAKVQEQNGSSSNSSSESGQIEMKKPLQRKRTTNSESDANEYNANNMPRNASQPAFTSNQSGIPKNGSVPTFDRVRKHSTGERFKPSLAAIKASSRGDVGSNGDDDSVMYTSKASLKADRPQMVRPLSRKDIFYSGSVTNLKEFQSQKSLASYRNSVISLTKFEREHRERDVVREDLEKGTEQYDLCPCLVLPESFKNAIGAMMDMSLLRDPVFMMIAISNIFGMAGLYVPFVYLVDAAVLDGIEESKATFLISIIGITNTFARILCGYVADFPKVDALFMNNVCLVISTFAVSLTPFCHSYYAYVAMAIAFGIAVAGYISLTSIILVDLLGLDKLTNAFGLLILFRGAATIVGSPLAGALYDATQTYSIPFFVAGGLFGLSAIFSFAAPATKRFRKQEEAPVHVEVLTPIDEEPSEDLADDDQPITILPKIVQTAPSPSTEQPITSSLTSAINNDKQKPANGNSNSKEISQMESVL; from the exons ACTGATAGTGATATAGCATGCGAGGAAGCGTCCAGGTTAACGGCCGATCTACAGGACGAGGCGTCACCTGAAGATGACGATGGAATGTGTGAATACCACGATATGCCGCCACCACCGGATGGCGG CTACGGATGGGTGATTGTGTTTGCGTCGTTTATGTGTAACATGATAGTGGACGGTATCGCGTATACCTTCGGTGTGTTCCTGAATGACTTCGTGGATTACTTCGGCGAAGGCAAGGGTACGGTAGCGTGGGTGGGTAGTTTACTTAGTGGAATGTACTTAAGCGCTGGTCCAGTGGTGTCGGCACTGGCGAACAAATATGGCTGCCGGGCAGTCTGTATAGCTGGTAGTGTAATCTCCTGCGTGGCATTTGCTCTCAGTACCTTAAGCCCGAATGTGACGGTGATGATGCTGACCTACGGCGTGATGGGCGGTATCGGATTCGGCTTCATCTATCTGCCGGCCGTCGTCGCCGTCGGGTATTACTTCGAAACGAAACGTTCCTTGGCGACGGGCATCGCCGTCTGTGGCTCCGGAGTGGGCACCTTTGTGTTCGCTCCGCTGGCCAACATGCTGCTGGCCAATTTCGACTGGAAAAATTCCACGCTCATATTAGCTGGTCTAATATTGAACTGCGCAATTTTCGGTGCTATGATGAGGCCCCTCAC CTATCCTAAGGAAGACGACAAAGTCAAGCCTTTAATGCAGCGAATGTATGAGGAGAAGCGTATGCAAATGGAGCGTGGCTCAATCGGTGGTTCCTATTTCATGGTGCAGTTACCGGACGGTACGATGGAAAAAAGACTGAAGGCTCCTCTGAACGCCGATCCGGGTGTGCACTCCAGCCTGGCTCTGGACCAGCTGGCTGGGCAACAGGGAATGACGGCGGTGGCTACTCTACCTACCATCACCGAGGCCAAGGTTCAGGAGCAGAACGGCAGCTCAAGCAATTCGTCGTCCGAGTCCGGACAGATCGAGATGAAGAAACCCCTGCAGCGGAAGCGTACCACCAACTCCGAGTCCGATGCCAACGAATACAACGCCAACAATATGCCGCGCAATGCTTCGCAACCTGCTTTCACCAGTAACCAGTCGG GTATTCCAAAGAACGGATCCGTGCCAACTTTTGACCGTGTCCGTAAGCACTCGACAGGTGAAAGATTTAAGCCATCCTTAGCTGCCATTAAGGCAAGCTCTAGAGGTGATGTTGGTAGTAACGGAGAT GACGACAGTGTCATGTACACCTCGAAGGCCTCCCTGAAGGCGGACCGCCCGCAAATGGTACGCCCTCTGTCGCGTAAGGATATCTTCTACTCGGGCTCGGTTACCAACCTAAAGGAGTTTCAGTCGCAAAAATCGCTGGCCAGCTATCGCAACTCTGTCATATCGTTGACCAAGTTTGAACGCGAACACCGCGAACGTGATGTTGTTCGCGAGGATCTGGAGAAGGGAACGGAAC AGTATGACCTGTGTCCATGTCTGGTGCTTCCCGAGTCCTTCAAGAACGCCATCGGAGCTATGATGGATATGAGCTTATTGCGGGATCCTGTATTCATGATGATTGCCATTTCGAACATTTTCGGTATGGCTGGATTGTACGTTCCGTTCGTGTACTTAGTAGATGCCGCTGTTCTTGAT GGAATTGAAGAGAGCAAAGCCACGTTCCTGATTTCTATCATCGGTATTACCAACACTTTCGCTAGGATATTGTGCGGTTACGTTGCCGATTTCCCGAAAGTGGACGCCTTGTTCATGAACAACGTTTGCCTTGTGATCTCTACGTTCGCCGTTTCGTTGACACCGTTCTGTCACAGTTACTACGCATATGTGGCGATGGCGATTGCTTTTGGAATAGCAGTTG CCGGTTACATCTCGCTGACGTCAATTATTCTGGTAGACCTGTTGGGCTTGGATAAGCTTACCAATGCGTTCGGTTTGCTAATCTTGTTCAGAGGTGCCGCCACCATCGTTGGATCACCGCTGGCCGGCGCACTGTACGATGCGACGCAGACCTACTCGATTCCGTTCTTCGTCGCTGGTGGCCTGTTCGGGCTGTCGGCGATCTTCAGCTTTGCTGCACCGGCAACCAAGAG ATTCCGCAAACAGGAGGAAGCGCCGGTCCACGTCGAGGTGCTGACCCCGATCGACGAGGAACCATCGGAGGATCTGGCCGACGACGACCAACCCATCACCATCCTACCAAAGATTGTCCAAACCGCACCGAGTCCATCCACGGAACAGCCAATCACTTCCAGCTTAACCTCAGCAATCAACAACGATAAGCAGAAACCGGCCAacggcaacagcaacagcaaggaAATTAGTCAGATGGAATCCGTACTGTAA
- the LOC109411624 gene encoding monocarboxylate transporter 14 isoform X6 translates to MTDKSKTTDSDIACEEASRLTADLQDEASPEDDDGMCEYHDMPPPPDGGYGWVIVFASFMCNMIVDGIAYTFGVFLNDFVDYFGEGKGTVAWVGSLLSGMYLSAGPVVSALANKYGCRAVCIAGSVISCVAFALSTLSPNVTVMMLTYGVMGGIGFGFIYLPAVVAVGYYFETKRSLATGIAVCGSGVGTFVFAPLANMLLANFDWKNSTLILAGLILNCAIFGAMMRPLTYPKEDDKVKPLMQRMYEEKRMQMERGSIGGSYFMVQLPDGTMEKRLKAPLNADPGVHSSLALDQLAGQQGMTAVATLPTITEAKVQEQNGSSSNSSSESGQIEMKKPLQRKRTTNSESDANEYNANNMPRNASQPAFTSNQSGIPKNGSVPTFDRVRKHSTGERFKPSLAAIKASSRGDVGSNGDDDSVMYTSKASLKADRPQMVRPLSRKDIFYSGSVTNLKEFQSQKSLASYRNSVISLTKFEREHRERDVVREDLEKGTEQYDLCPCLVLPESFKNAIGAMMDMSLLRDPVFMMIAISNIFGMAGLYVPFVYLVDAAVLDGIEESKATFLISIIGITNTFARILCGYVADFPKVDALFMNNVCLVISTFAVSLTPFCHSYYAYVAMAIAFGIAVAGYISLTSIILVDLLGLDKLTNAFGLLILFRGAATIVGSPLAGALYDATQTYSIPFFVAGGLFGLSAIFSFAAPATKRFRKQEEAPVHVEVLTPIDEEPSEDLADDDQPITILPKIVQTAPSPSTEQPITSSLTSAINNDKQKPANGNSNSKEISQMESVL, encoded by the exons ACTGATAGTGATATAGCATGCGAGGAAGCGTCCAGGTTAACGGCCGATCTACAGGACGAGGCGTCACCTGAAGATGACGATGGAATGTGTGAATACCACGATATGCCGCCACCACCGGATGGCGG CTACGGATGGGTGATTGTGTTTGCGTCGTTTATGTGTAACATGATAGTGGACGGTATCGCGTATACCTTCGGTGTGTTCCTGAATGACTTCGTGGATTACTTCGGCGAAGGCAAGGGTACGGTAGCGTGGGTGGGTAGTTTACTTAGTGGAATGTACTTAAGCGCTGGTCCAGTGGTGTCGGCACTGGCGAACAAATATGGCTGCCGGGCAGTCTGTATAGCTGGTAGTGTAATCTCCTGCGTGGCATTTGCTCTCAGTACCTTAAGCCCGAATGTGACGGTGATGATGCTGACCTACGGCGTGATGGGCGGTATCGGATTCGGCTTCATCTATCTGCCGGCCGTCGTCGCCGTCGGGTATTACTTCGAAACGAAACGTTCCTTGGCGACGGGCATCGCCGTCTGTGGCTCCGGAGTGGGCACCTTTGTGTTCGCTCCGCTGGCCAACATGCTGCTGGCCAATTTCGACTGGAAAAATTCCACGCTCATATTAGCTGGTCTAATATTGAACTGCGCAATTTTCGGTGCTATGATGAGGCCCCTCAC CTATCCTAAGGAAGACGACAAAGTCAAGCCTTTAATGCAGCGAATGTATGAGGAGAAGCGTATGCAAATGGAGCGTGGCTCAATCGGTGGTTCCTATTTCATGGTGCAGTTACCGGACGGTACGATGGAAAAAAGACTGAAGGCTCCTCTGAACGCCGATCCGGGTGTGCACTCCAGCCTGGCTCTGGACCAGCTGGCTGGGCAACAGGGAATGACGGCGGTGGCTACTCTACCTACCATCACCGAGGCCAAGGTTCAGGAGCAGAACGGCAGCTCAAGCAATTCGTCGTCCGAGTCCGGACAGATCGAGATGAAGAAACCCCTGCAGCGGAAGCGTACCACCAACTCCGAGTCCGATGCCAACGAATACAACGCCAACAATATGCCGCGCAATGCTTCGCAACCTGCTTTCACCAGTAACCAGTCGG GTATTCCAAAGAACGGATCCGTGCCAACTTTTGACCGTGTCCGTAAGCACTCGACAGGTGAAAGATTTAAGCCATCCTTAGCTGCCATTAAGGCAAGCTCTAGAGGTGATGTTGGTAGTAACGGAGAT GACGACAGTGTCATGTACACCTCGAAGGCCTCCCTGAAGGCGGACCGCCCGCAAATGGTACGCCCTCTGTCGCGTAAGGATATCTTCTACTCGGGCTCGGTTACCAACCTAAAGGAGTTTCAGTCGCAAAAATCGCTGGCCAGCTATCGCAACTCTGTCATATCGTTGACCAAGTTTGAACGCGAACACCGCGAACGTGATGTTGTTCGCGAGGATCTGGAGAAGGGAACGGAAC AGTATGACCTGTGTCCATGTCTGGTGCTTCCCGAGTCCTTCAAGAACGCCATCGGAGCTATGATGGATATGAGCTTATTGCGGGATCCTGTATTCATGATGATTGCCATTTCGAACATTTTCGGTATGGCTGGATTGTACGTTCCGTTCGTGTACTTAGTAGATGCCGCTGTTCTTGAT GGAATTGAAGAGAGCAAAGCCACGTTCCTGATTTCTATCATCGGTATTACCAACACTTTCGCTAGGATATTGTGCGGTTACGTTGCCGATTTCCCGAAAGTGGACGCCTTGTTCATGAACAACGTTTGCCTTGTGATCTCTACGTTCGCCGTTTCGTTGACACCGTTCTGTCACAGTTACTACGCATATGTGGCGATGGCGATTGCTTTTGGAATAGCAGTTG CCGGTTACATCTCGCTGACGTCAATTATTCTGGTAGACCTGTTGGGCTTGGATAAGCTTACCAATGCGTTCGGTTTGCTAATCTTGTTCAGAGGTGCCGCCACCATCGTTGGATCACCGCTGGCCGGCGCACTGTACGATGCGACGCAGACCTACTCGATTCCGTTCTTCGTCGCTGGTGGCCTGTTCGGGCTGTCGGCGATCTTCAGCTTTGCTGCACCGGCAACCAAGAG ATTCCGCAAACAGGAGGAAGCGCCGGTCCACGTCGAGGTGCTGACCCCGATCGACGAGGAACCATCGGAGGATCTGGCCGACGACGACCAACCCATCACCATCCTACCAAAGATTGTCCAAACCGCACCGAGTCCATCCACGGAACAGCCAATCACTTCCAGCTTAACCTCAGCAATCAACAACGATAAGCAGAAACCGGCCAacggcaacagcaacagcaaggaAATTAGTCAGATGGAATCCGTACTGTAA
- the LOC109411624 gene encoding monocarboxylate transporter 14 isoform X1: MGQAASQADDAENDQEDDEIIPMRGDRFLTDSDIACEEASRLTADLQDEASPEDDDGMCEYHDMPPPPDGGYGWVIVFASFMCNMIVDGIAYTFGVFLNDFVDYFGEGKGTVAWVGSLLSGMYLSAGPVVSALANKYGCRAVCIAGSVISCVAFALSTLSPNVTVMMLTYGVMGGIGFGFIYLPAVVAVGYYFETKRSLATGIAVCGSGVGTFVFAPLANMLLANFDWKNSTLILAGLILNCAIFGAMMRPLTYPKEDDKVKPLMQRMYEEKRMQMERGSIGGSYFMVQLPDGTMEKRLKAPLNADPGVHSSLALDQLAGQQGMTAVATLPTITEAKVQEQNGSSSNSSSESGQIEMKKPLQRKRTTNSESDANEYNANNMPRNASQPAFTSNQSGIPKNGSVPTFDRVRKHSTGERFKPSLAAIKASSRGDVGSNGDVRKTMHLKLSRGSFIGSKNNNAEDFDDSVMYTSKASLKADRPQMVRPLSRKDIFYSGSVTNLKEFQSQKSLASYRNSVISLTKFEREHRERDVVREDLEKGTEQYDLCPCLVLPESFKNAIGAMMDMSLLRDPVFMMIAISNIFGMAGLYVPFVYLVDAAVLDGIEESKATFLISIIGITNTFARILCGYVADFPKVDALFMNNVCLVISTFAVSLTPFCHSYYAYVAMAIAFGIAVAGYISLTSIILVDLLGLDKLTNAFGLLILFRGAATIVGSPLAGALYDATQTYSIPFFVAGGLFGLSAIFSFAAPATKRFRKQEEAPVHVEVLTPIDEEPSEDLADDDQPITILPKIVQTAPSPSTEQPITSSLTSAINNDKQKPANGNSNSKEISQMESVL; this comes from the exons ACTGATAGTGATATAGCATGCGAGGAAGCGTCCAGGTTAACGGCCGATCTACAGGACGAGGCGTCACCTGAAGATGACGATGGAATGTGTGAATACCACGATATGCCGCCACCACCGGATGGCGG CTACGGATGGGTGATTGTGTTTGCGTCGTTTATGTGTAACATGATAGTGGACGGTATCGCGTATACCTTCGGTGTGTTCCTGAATGACTTCGTGGATTACTTCGGCGAAGGCAAGGGTACGGTAGCGTGGGTGGGTAGTTTACTTAGTGGAATGTACTTAAGCGCTGGTCCAGTGGTGTCGGCACTGGCGAACAAATATGGCTGCCGGGCAGTCTGTATAGCTGGTAGTGTAATCTCCTGCGTGGCATTTGCTCTCAGTACCTTAAGCCCGAATGTGACGGTGATGATGCTGACCTACGGCGTGATGGGCGGTATCGGATTCGGCTTCATCTATCTGCCGGCCGTCGTCGCCGTCGGGTATTACTTCGAAACGAAACGTTCCTTGGCGACGGGCATCGCCGTCTGTGGCTCCGGAGTGGGCACCTTTGTGTTCGCTCCGCTGGCCAACATGCTGCTGGCCAATTTCGACTGGAAAAATTCCACGCTCATATTAGCTGGTCTAATATTGAACTGCGCAATTTTCGGTGCTATGATGAGGCCCCTCAC CTATCCTAAGGAAGACGACAAAGTCAAGCCTTTAATGCAGCGAATGTATGAGGAGAAGCGTATGCAAATGGAGCGTGGCTCAATCGGTGGTTCCTATTTCATGGTGCAGTTACCGGACGGTACGATGGAAAAAAGACTGAAGGCTCCTCTGAACGCCGATCCGGGTGTGCACTCCAGCCTGGCTCTGGACCAGCTGGCTGGGCAACAGGGAATGACGGCGGTGGCTACTCTACCTACCATCACCGAGGCCAAGGTTCAGGAGCAGAACGGCAGCTCAAGCAATTCGTCGTCCGAGTCCGGACAGATCGAGATGAAGAAACCCCTGCAGCGGAAGCGTACCACCAACTCCGAGTCCGATGCCAACGAATACAACGCCAACAATATGCCGCGCAATGCTTCGCAACCTGCTTTCACCAGTAACCAGTCGG GTATTCCAAAGAACGGATCCGTGCCAACTTTTGACCGTGTCCGTAAGCACTCGACAGGTGAAAGATTTAAGCCATCCTTAGCTGCCATTAAGGCAAGCTCTAGAGGTGATGTTGGTAGTAACGGAGATGTACGTAAAACTATGCATTTAAAACTGTCACGCGGTTCCTTCATCGGCAGCAAAAATAATAACGCTGAAGATTTT GACGACAGTGTCATGTACACCTCGAAGGCCTCCCTGAAGGCGGACCGCCCGCAAATGGTACGCCCTCTGTCGCGTAAGGATATCTTCTACTCGGGCTCGGTTACCAACCTAAAGGAGTTTCAGTCGCAAAAATCGCTGGCCAGCTATCGCAACTCTGTCATATCGTTGACCAAGTTTGAACGCGAACACCGCGAACGTGATGTTGTTCGCGAGGATCTGGAGAAGGGAACGGAAC AGTATGACCTGTGTCCATGTCTGGTGCTTCCCGAGTCCTTCAAGAACGCCATCGGAGCTATGATGGATATGAGCTTATTGCGGGATCCTGTATTCATGATGATTGCCATTTCGAACATTTTCGGTATGGCTGGATTGTACGTTCCGTTCGTGTACTTAGTAGATGCCGCTGTTCTTGAT GGAATTGAAGAGAGCAAAGCCACGTTCCTGATTTCTATCATCGGTATTACCAACACTTTCGCTAGGATATTGTGCGGTTACGTTGCCGATTTCCCGAAAGTGGACGCCTTGTTCATGAACAACGTTTGCCTTGTGATCTCTACGTTCGCCGTTTCGTTGACACCGTTCTGTCACAGTTACTACGCATATGTGGCGATGGCGATTGCTTTTGGAATAGCAGTTG CCGGTTACATCTCGCTGACGTCAATTATTCTGGTAGACCTGTTGGGCTTGGATAAGCTTACCAATGCGTTCGGTTTGCTAATCTTGTTCAGAGGTGCCGCCACCATCGTTGGATCACCGCTGGCCGGCGCACTGTACGATGCGACGCAGACCTACTCGATTCCGTTCTTCGTCGCTGGTGGCCTGTTCGGGCTGTCGGCGATCTTCAGCTTTGCTGCACCGGCAACCAAGAG ATTCCGCAAACAGGAGGAAGCGCCGGTCCACGTCGAGGTGCTGACCCCGATCGACGAGGAACCATCGGAGGATCTGGCCGACGACGACCAACCCATCACCATCCTACCAAAGATTGTCCAAACCGCACCGAGTCCATCCACGGAACAGCCAATCACTTCCAGCTTAACCTCAGCAATCAACAACGATAAGCAGAAACCGGCCAacggcaacagcaacagcaaggaAATTAGTCAGATGGAATCCGTACTGTAA